The following proteins are co-located in the Dromiciops gliroides isolate mDroGli1 chromosome 2, mDroGli1.pri, whole genome shotgun sequence genome:
- the DEPP1 gene encoding protein DEPP1, whose protein sequence is MRSRLLISVALLPTISETSEMMMLGGTQAKDELKSDLLSSQSLDDYVKSICQLAQPTSVLDGAHRLPCNRPRKPCRLRGKTFNDVAAASHSEMSSPNSSLQDITACFSGQQPALTLGNNIDPLDWLFGESQPKRQSRKDSLRRTGLSTDPSSLHKQSEMGKSRVTRRVRAYEAKVPGSPLTKLSSEWSKAWERITQPSTVNTALEYSSSPHQGRRPRSLNSYLPIIYEL, encoded by the coding sequence ATGAGGTCCAGGCTTCTGATTTCAGTGGCCCTCCTGCCAACCATAAGTGAGACCTCCGAGATGATGATGCTAGGAGGCACTCAGGCCAAAGATGAGCTGAAAAGTGATCTTCTCTCATCACAGAGCCTTGACGACTATGTGAAGTCCATTTGTCAACTAGCCCAGCCCACTTCTGTGCTTGATGGGGCACACCGCCTGCCCTGCAACAGGCCACGAAAACCATGCAGGCTCAGAGGAAAGACCTTCAATGATGTGGCTGCGGCTTCACACAGTGAGATGTCAAGCCCAAACTCATCCCTTCAGGACATCACTGCCTGCTTCAGTGGCCAGCAGCCTGCATTGACTCTGGGCAACAACATCGACCCCCTAGACTGGCTTTTTGGAGAATCCCAACCAAAGCGACAGAGCAGAAAGGATTCCCTGAGGAGGACTGGCTTATCCACTGACCCTTCATCTCTACATAAACAGAGTGAAATGGGAAAGTCCAGGGTCACCCGCCGAGTCAGAGCCTATGAAGCAAAGGTCCCGGGGAGTCCCCTGACAAAACTGTCCAGTGAGTGGAGCAAGGCTTGGGAGAGAATAACTCAGCCCTCCACTGTGAACACTGCCCTGGAGTATTCCAGCAGTCCCCACCAGGGTAGAAGACCCCGGTCTTTGAACTCATATCTCCCAATCATTTATGAACTGTGA